Below is a genomic region from Balaenoptera ricei isolate mBalRic1 chromosome 3, mBalRic1.hap2, whole genome shotgun sequence.
aattattCTAGAAAATACTTTAGAGACTGGGTTTTTGGGGGGCTGGGAGTGAGATTGGTGCTGGTCTGTGCTCACAGCTTGCTGGTTCTGTTTCGAGAAGGGTCTGGGGGCCGTGAGAGAGTACAaaaagggagggaagggcagaggcaaaaaattaaaaataataaaaatccgtCTTAACATGCAGGTCCAATTCCTTTTCCTCTCATGGGCGGTCCAATGGGAAGAGACGGAAAAGTGAGAGAAGGCTTCCGGTCAGCCGGGAAGGACCTGATGGCGCTGGGGGGCTGGAGAGAGAAACAGCCCAACTGAACGGgactgggaggggtgggggatccGGGTGGGAACCCCCGGCAAGGGGCCTGATGACCAGAGATGCCCCCGCGTGGCCTCGGCGACGCGGGCCCGGCCCCGGACTCACCGGGCAGTCATTCCCGCGGGTCGTCGCTGCTGGCACTGGGGGTCCGACTCCGGATCTGACTGCGCAGCTGTTCTATCAACTCTGGGTTCTGCTGCTGCATCTGCTGAGCGAACTGCTGGCCCCTGCGGGAAGGGGAGGTGCGCCCGGGCTCAGCCTGGCCCAGGGTGCCCGCCCCACGTGCCCCTCGAGGGCAGGGGGACCGCTCCCTGGAGGACGCAGGCCCTACAGAGCAGGTCTCTcttcctgggagggagggggacacgCCCCACCTGCCCAGGAGCCCCGCCTGGCAGGTCCACTCACGCCTGGATGAGGCTGGCCAGGTCGTTCTGCGAGGGGTTGGTGCCGGGAGTCCCCAGGGGGTTGTGGCCGCCCGAAATCATGCCGGACATGCTGCAAAGAGAGCCCTTGACTCGCAGACGGCTCAGCCCTCCTCCCTCTGAGCCCCACTTGGCCCTTCCCCTCTGCCGGCAATGGACATCTCCTGGGGCCCAAACCTGCCCTCAGCCCACCCTTCTGACTGCAGCCTGTCAATTCCATCAGCTTTCCCAGCAACACCCTTTTTTGGCTTAAAGACAGTGATTCTCAACAGGGCAACGCTGTCCCTCAGGGACACCGGGTGACGCCAGTGACAGAGAAGGCCACACAGTGTCTGAGTCCACTGacgggaaacgtccagaacaggcagatccAGAGACAGAGAGTGGGTTCCTGGTGGTCAGGGGCTGGGGATGGTGCTAATGGGACGGGGTTTCTTTTTCGGGTGATGAATGTCTGGAACTAGACGGTGGCCACAGCTACAGGACGtcgtaaatgtacttaatgccacggaATCATAAACCTTAAGATGGTTAAAACGGTACATTTTATGCATCTTTCACCACAATAATTTTAACAAGACCCAAAGGAGAACGGTGGTCACTTACAGCTGTTGAACTTGGGGATTGTTCATGAGGTTGGATGCCTGAAGAAAAAAGCAGACTTCTCAGAAAAGGCAAGCTCCCAAACGCATTTCGTCACTGACAAGGTTTCCCCGTAGGCACCGTGGGCCTCCAGCCCAGCACCCAGAGCGCCAGGCCCGCCTcttccctgggcctcaccccATCCCCACACGCTGTGACCCCGCCCTTTCCCCACGTCGATCCCATCTGGACTCTCATCTTAAGATTCCGGGCACCTCGTCAtccttccccgaccagggacacCTGGGAgtcagtcccagctctgctctgtGGATGAACATCATCCTGGAATCTCTCCTACACTGACACCCCCAGCCACGTTGGGATCATCTCCTCAGGGCCGATTTTAAGACGTGCACACGAGCAGAAGCCAGGGAAGCACCTTCCAGGCTGTGGCTCTTTCCGTAAAGGGCTGGAGAGCGCTACCAGCCGGCCTCGGCCCGTCCACTGCCCTGCATGGCTGCGTGCCCAGGCCACGGTCATGCAAGTGCCGGGCGTGGCTGGGTGCCGACAGCACAGCACGAAGCTGAGGTGGGCCGGGACCGCCGACCCCGACGGACAAGGCCAAAGGAGCGGCCTCTGTCAGGCTGCTCCCCCCGCCAGGAGTCCTCTGGCAGCCTCGTGCCCGCCCCGCCCTGGACGAGAGCGGCAGCCCAGGCTCCGAGATGTGGGAGGCCAGACGCTTCCCGCTCAGGTGGGGACGTTTCTCTGACTGGGGACTCCAGGCTCCTCTCTCCCTGGCGACCTGAGGCCCCCACCCTGAGGTCCCTTGAGCCAGCGGTGTGGCCTGAGGACCAGTGAGACCACCCGGGGGCTGACAGGCATGTGGCGGACACGCTGGGTGCCTGTTCCAGGGGACGGCCCGGCGCAGAACACGCGCATCTGGACCAGAGGGTGGTCGGCCCTTCCTCCGCGGGGCCCCCGCGCCCTGCGGTGTCTCGTCTGCACCTCCGGGAGCAGGTGCAGCGACTCTGCTGTCACCGTGGCCACATCGCGAGGGGGCCCGGgcttggggggaaggggggtggagaTTCCCCAGGTTATTCAGCTGGGAGAGGCGGGTTCAGTTTGTCCGGCTCCACACCCCACGGCGCCCAGTGTCCATGGTGTCTGCAGTGGGGCAGCCCTGGCCCGGGGCCCGTGGTGACACGGCAGGCGGGGGCCGTTACCATGCTCATGAAGCTCGGGTTGTTCAGCAGGCCCGCGATGTCGAAGCTGCCAACACCTCCCGTCTGTGGCGTGAGAAAAGCCCTGGTCAGTGGTGCCTGGACACAGAACCTCGACAGCTGGCCCCCCGGGAACTGAGGGGTAAGGTCCCACCTGGGGCCTGTTGGAATCCTGGGCGTCCCAGCAACCCGGGCGGCCAGGCCCTGCGGCCGGGGGTGCTTCGTAAAAGACGCGCACCACGGTGTGGGTCCCCCGCAAGAGCACGGTATATTAACCGTGTCTTTCACTTTGCGATGCTGACTGTGGCGGGACGGCCCCTCCCAGGGGTGACCAATCCCTAGAAACAGTAAACGACTGGCCCGCGAGTGCACCTTTCACGCGCAAGCCAGCCTCTACGGGGCTCGGGGCCGCTGTCCCCCTGCCCTGGTCACCCCGGGCAGCCCCCCTGCCCCGGGGCCATTCAAACTAGCCGACCCCGCGCCTGCTCACCCTGCCTGCCAGCTCCTTCCCACGGCCCACACGGCCCCcagccctctgcctcctgacgAGATGGGGCTTCCCCGTGTGACTCACGCCCTCCCGTTTCCGGGGGCTCTGCGAGGATAAGCCTCTTCCCGCACGACAGGACCCGGTTAAACAGATGCCGGACCCCCGGCACCGGAGACGTCCCTCCCACACGGGTCAGGCCCAGCCCTCGACCCCGCGCCGCCCTGCCCCTGCGGCCGGTCCCCGGGGGACTCACGGGACTGGgtgcctctctcagcctcagctcCGCCACCTTGAGGTTGGACTTGTAGGTCTCGTTGTCGGGGTCCAGCTCCAGGGCCTTCCTGTAGTAGGCCACGGCCTCCGTGTGCTTGTTCAGGCTGGACAGAGCCAGGCTGCAGGAGGGACAGTGGGCGTGGAGGGCCTGGGAGGCCGCTCgcctgcccgccccgccccgaaCTGCTGGGGTCGCCATCCCTCGTCCATCCCACGTccggggggctgggaggaggcggGGCAGGCGTGGTCAGAGCTCCTCCCTGCTCAGGCCGAGCTGAATCACAGGTGTGTCCTTGGACCACACTGGAGTTTATGCTAACGAGGAGGCCTGTTTATGCTAACGAGGTGGGCTTCCAGGAAGCCTCCGGATGCGCTGCTGGCCACAAAGACCAAACTCACCCCCAACTCCCGGGGAGGGAGGCGTTAGAGACGGGCTATAAAACCCACCCCCACTGGTGACCGCCCCGTGTGCTGGGTGGGGGCGCGCCCCGAACCCCACGGGACAGAAGCTCTGCCTCGGGACCCTCCCCGACCTCGCCCTTGGCGCCCCTCCATCTGCTGCTCGTCTGCATCCCTTACGATGAGCCAGAGAAGGTTAAGTGAAACGCTTTCCTGAGTCCTGTGAGCCTTCGAGGGAATCGCTGAACCCAAGGAGAGGGTCGTGGGCACCCCGACTTACAGCTGGTCGGTCAGAAGCTCAGGTGACGGCCTGGACTCGGGATTGGTGTGTGGGGTGGGGCAGCCCAGTGGGCTGGGGCCTTAACGTGCGGGGCCCGCGCTGACCCCAGGCAGACAGTGTCTGCGGGGTGGTGGGCGAGTGGCACTCACCCCATCCTGCCATAGGCCTTGCTGTAGGACGGGTCTATGCAGATGGCCCGCTCGCAATCCTGCACCGCCCCCGCGTAGTTCCCCAGTTTGCTGTGGGCCGCAGCTCTGAGGGAAGGCAAACCAGGGCAGTCGGGGAGCTGATTCCAGCTTCCCCGTCTGTCAGGTGGGGCAGAGGCAGCGTTGCCAAGGATGGGAGGCCCGGTGGGGCTGGACGCTTGGGCTGGTGCCGGAGGATACAGCAATCTGGGTGTCGCCCTGTTCACCAGGGAAACCGAGGCTGAGGGGGCAGACGAGTGCGGCCGCTAACATCACGGACACTGGGCCACACCTGGCCGGCCACCCGGCATGGGCTCGTCATTTGGGAGAGCGGCTGAGCCATCACGAACCCACAGATCGACCGCCCCTCCCGTTCCCCTGGGGACCCCGCTCAGCCCACCCAGGGCCCCGCCGGCCCCCGCCGTACCTGTTACAGAAATAGACGGCGTTGGCGGGATTCAGCTCGATGGCTTTCCCATAGAAGTGCACGGCAGCCTCAAAGTTTTCTACTTTCATCTGCTCGTTCcctgaagagaaagggaaggaaacgTACCCTCGGCTGTTCCCCTCAGACCCCGAAGTTCTGAGACGGCGTTCTCGGCTCGCCCGGCTTCCGTGTGACAGTTCGAGACTTTGGGGGCCCAGGATGCAACGCTTAGACACAGGCTGGGTTGGTGGcgcggggtggagggtggggctgCGTCCAGCGCAGGGCCTGGCCTGAGCCAGCCCTCGGTGCAGCAGCTGTCACTGTCCTGGTTGTGGTATTTGGGAACCTAAGCCTCAGATACCATCACTTTTGCTCGTTCCTTCAGAAACAGCCCAGTTTTAATGAGATGGAATTCACATACCATGAGACTCACCCTTTAAAAGTGTGTAACTCAgcggtttttagtatattcaaagtGGTCCAACCATTagcactaattccagaacattccattAGCCAAAATAAGCACCATCCCCATTAGCTGTCACCcgcccccccccagcccctcacAACCACACATCCACTCTCTGTGTCTggatctgcctgttctggacgtttcccatcaATGGAATCAGACACTGTGtgcccttctgtgtctggcttctgtccTTGAGAATCCTGttcttaaggtccatccatgttgtagcgagTGTCAGGGCTTCTCTCCTTTGCATGGCTGAGTGACGTTCCCGTGTGTGGAGGGACACGTGTGTGTGCCCACTCGTCAGCTGATGGGCACCTGGGCGGTTTCCACTCCTTGGCTGTTGTGCACCATGCCGCTATGAACATGCATGCACAAGCATCTTTGTGGATGTGCGTTTGCATCCCTCCTGGGCACACCCTGGGGTGGagctgctgggtcacatggtcaCTCTATCTAACCGCTTGGGAAGCTGTCGGACCGCCCTCCTCCGCAGCAGCCTCACCCTTTAATTCCTCCTGGTCTAGGGTCTGATTTCTCTGCATCTCTGCATCTGTGTAAAAGCCCCCCGGCCCCGTCTCCAAAGGCTGGTTTGCCATCCGCTCCACAGCCCGGGACCAGCCGGCCTCCGCCCGCTGCACCCAGAGGCCAGCTGTGCGGGGCGTTCCTTACCTTCGGTTTTGAGGCGTTCTGCCTCGGCCGAGTCCTCCTCCGAAGGTGGGGTTCGCTGGGGGCTCCTCAGATCAGGTGGTATCTCCTGGCCCCAAAGCCAGGATGAGCTCTTTGAGGGGCAGCGGGAAACCGCCGACCTCCTCCCCCAAGCCCAGCACCCTCCCCCCTACCCCACCCAGCCAGGGGACGCCCAAGGACAGCTGAGCCCCGGGGGGGTAACTCAGGCCCTCGAACTGAGACAGAACCACAGCCCCGCGGTGCCCGAGGCTCACCCTGCCCGCCGCAGCTGCTTCAAATATTTCGGGAAGAGTCTGGGGGAGCGCGAGGTCGCTATCCTCCACCGTCACCCCGAAAGCGGTCTCCAGGCATTGGATGGCAACTGCCAGGGGGACAGAGGTGTGCTCTGCTGAACCCAACCCCGAGCAGACGATTCTGGGGGGCAGCGCTCACGCTTCCTTTCTTGGGCGTGCTCGCTAAGGCCTCGGATGCACCAGGCGCTGCGTGCGCCCTGCACGGCCCTATGGGTGCTGGTTCTGATTCCTCGGGCAGCGCACGATGGACCTGCCCCTCGAGCCCCGAGgccgggaggaggggggaagccGCCGTCCCTGCCCCACGGGGCTCAGGTGGTGACGCCAGGCCTCTCTGTGGGGTCACAATGCTGGGGCTGCCCGGGTGGGGGGCCTCGGGGGTTCGGCGCGGCCCGGTGGGCACGGAACAGCCACCTCCTGCCAAGCAGGCTAGCAGCCGGGTCTGGGCTGGGCTCCCCACCCctggcctctctccctcctttgacCGGTAGGGACACACGCACAACGGCGGGGATGAAGAACCTTCGGGAGCTGCACCCCTCCAGAAGAGAACGCCTGCGGGAGGCCCAGCCTAAAGCGAGGGAGGCGGGGGACAGCCCTGCACCCGCCTGGGGCTCAGCGTCCCTACCTGGGAACCAGCCTATCACTCCCACCCCATGGAGCTTCTAGGCGCTGATGCAGGTGGGGGGTTGGGCAGGGGACCCGAGGCCCCGGGGGGAGGGCATGGCCCGCACGTACCTTCCAAGCTCTCCTGGGCGTCAGAGGAGAGCTCCCCATGCCGGAGCTGGTCATGCAGGAACCGGATGATGGCGTAGGCCAGACGCTTCTTGTTATCCATCTTGAGATGGGAGGAGACGAGCCCTGGGGGTTTCAGGATCTGCGGACAGAGGTCCAGGGTGTGGGGACAGGAGGGCGGGCACAGCCGAGCCTTTCCCCCTCCGCCCTCCACCTCCACGCAGCCCGAACCTCCTGCTCCAGGCCCTCCGGGCGCCCCCTCACGCCCCCGCCCTGCCCTGCAGGAGCCACTTTAACTCACTGGCTAATCGTGTCTGCCTGACAACAGTGAGGCAGAAATGTTAATTCTCCGCATTTCACAGAGGAGACACTGAGGCTGTAGGTCCAGAGCCCCTTGCCGTCCTGCCTGACTCTAAGCCCAGGGTGATGCGGCCCTGGGCCCGGTGGTCATCACTCCTCAGCGGCTGGACGGGGGGCGTAGGGCTCCCCAGGGACACAGAGGGCAGGCTGCAGCCCCACCTGCTGCTCCTCCACGCTCCGGACAAAAAAACGGTCCAACAGCTTCCCAGCCCCCCGAGCCCCGAACACCCGGGGGACACGCACCGCCCACGAGGGTCAGACAGGACCACTGGGTGGGCCTGAGCAGACCAAAGGCCCAGAGGGCACTGACACCCCCTCCCAGGCCGCCTCAGGGCCTCCTCTGGGTTCCTCTACAACCTGCTGTATTCCTAGGCCAGGTGTGACTCTCCCAAGGGGACACTGGTGACAGctgtggttgtcacaacttgggggaCGGGCCCCTACAGTGCTGAGGCGAGAACCCTGGAGAAGGAGCGTGGGAAGGGCCTGTTCCCTGCGGGCCGTGACGCGCCAGGCACTTCACACACAGCTCGCCCCCTGCACAGGCCCATCTCCCACGCagagaggaaacaggctcagagggggCACCCCACGCTTGCCCGAGGCCGTGCAGGGCTCACCCGGGAGGGTGGGATCCATGGTGTGAAGCATCTTGGTCCCCCAAACATGCCCCTGCGGGGTGAACAGCCTGTGTGGCTTGGAAATCGAGGGGCGGCCTCCTGGCCGAGTTATCTTTAACCCATCACTGgccagcggggggggggggggtaaatcAAACCGGGCAGAGCAAGTCATAACCCCCAGGCTTCGCACACTGGCTGAGAGCAGGCCGGGCGCTGCCAGCACAGAGCCGCCGGGCGAGTGCAGTCAAGACACGCGATGCTGGCCGCGCTCAGAGCTGTTTCTGGTTCACAGAAAACTACATCCATCGACAACTTAAAAAAGggagagaagtcagacacagaaggccacacagtgtgtgattccactgatgggaaatgtccagaacaggccaaTCCACAGACGCAGAGAGTGGGTTCGTGGTTGTCAAGGGCTGAGGAAGGGGTGGGGCTTCTTTtgggaatgttctggaattagtggtgatggttgcacagcactgtgaatatactaaaatctaCTAAATTTtacggtatgtgaattacatctcaaattttaaaaagggaagaacTTAAAGCAGCTATTTTGTACAGCTGGACAGGGCATTCTGGCCACCCCTGGAAAGCTCTACGGGGATGGTAATGAGCTTTCCTCCCCCATTTCTGGATACAATGAGCCTTTACCAAGCAAGTGCCTTTGGCCCAAGAGCGTCCCAGGAACTGCAAGGTCTGGTATAAGGACGCGCTAGAGCCCAGAAGACAGACGGCCAGCCCCAGATCCACAGGATCTCAGGGGCAACACAGAGGGGCCCAGGGAGACCAACCAGCACAACCTGCTCGTTTTGAAGACAGTGAAACCCCCAAAGGTGAGTCATCTTCCCCAGCTGAACCAGTGAGCCGCTGCCCAAAACATCAACAATGTTCTGGTTTTACAGATACTTGACAAACGGCAGCCTCATTCACCACAGCCGAAAGGCGGACAGAACCCAATGTCCAGGCATGGATGATGGATCAACAAATGTGAGCCATCCACAGAGccgaatatcattcagccttaaaaaggaaggacgttctgacacctgctacaacctggatgaaccttaAGGACGTGATTGCTCAGTGAGATAAACCAGACACAGGACAAACACTGTCTGATTCAATTCACGTGAGGTCCCTAGAGgactcaaatccatagagacaggaagtaaatcgtgggggccaggggctgggggaggggatggggagtgtttcctggggacagagtttcagtttgggaagatgaggaagttctggagatggatggtggggatggttgtaCGACAACGTGAATGTGCCTAATGTCACTGAGCTGTGCGCTTAAAGATGGTTGAGTTGGGAAACTTTATGGTATATCTATTTTACTGTAATTAGAAGAAAATCTGTTTTCAAAGCCCAAAGTGGTCCTCTTAGGATGTGAACCTCTGAGACCCCAGGACCCTTTCCTCAGGGGCCCCACAGCCCGCAGAATTTACCACCCGGGCCTTCGTGTTTGCCCACCCCTCCCAGCCGACTTCTCGATCACTGAACGGGGTGGAGGGGTGCCAGGGTCTCCCAGAGGGGGTCACAGATTGACAGGTCACATGGTGAGGTCACAGGCTGGGCAGCTGGGGCTCCCCCGAAGTGTTCCAGGCAGCACTTAGGGGCACGATCCCCCTGCCAGACCCACGGGAGCTGGTACTGGGTGACTGAGCTTCACACTGGGCTCGAGGGTGTGTGCGTGGGGGGATCTGTTTTCCCCACAGGGAACTAACGCAGGCCCTGTGGTGGCAAGCGTTTGCTTAAGAGTAGGATAAAGAGGCAATCTGATCTTTACGTGACTGAGCTGTGAGGACGGAGGGGGTGACTCTGAGGGGACCGTCAGGGTGCAGAGAACTGAGACACGAAGTCACACCCGTTCCTGGCACACCTTCAGTTCTTCCAAGGGCCCCGGCCCTTtgtacctcagggcctttgtacatgcTGCTACCAGCCCTCCCACCCCGACTAAACGGCTCATGTGAGGCAACCACTACCTGGTTTCCTGGTTCCTGGCTTCTCCTGGTCTACTGACATGACCTCCTCCCGAGGGTCGGCCCCCCAAGTTGACACAGTGAGCCCTGAGACCAGGGCTCCCGGAGGCGCCCTGGGGGTAACAACGGGCTCTGCAGTCTTAGCACCTGAGGTCCAGCCGTCTCCACCCGAGGCCAGCTCCACGTCGCCTCCCCACCCCTGAGCCGGGATGCTCGTGTCACGTCTGAAGGAGCCCCCGCGAtgccctctctttcctcttctataaaacgGGGTAACGGAGGCTGTTGTGAGAATCCAGCGCCCCATGCGGGGCTGCTCCCCCAGGCGCTATCCGCATGGTGCGGGGGACATCACTCCTTTCGTGGGGAGTGTGCACTGTAGGGTATTTAACAGCATCCCCGGCATCCGTCCAgcagtgtcccctgggggcaggaTCACTCGGGGCGAGACCCCCGGGGTTAGCGATTCCACTGACCCCCGGAGGCTACGTCCCATGACTATCTGACCTCTGAGGTCCCGGGATGCTATACACATTTAAATCCACACCTGAGTGGGAGGGAGGCGAGGTGACTCACACATGCTGGGGGTCACCCTGGTTTACACTGTCTGATCATCAGGGGTTTATTCTGGTGTCCAGTGTGAACAGGGATCAGACTCGATGTTTCCCCAAATAATGAATGCAGGGCCCCTCCCCCGCAGCACAGCTGACATGGGAGCTGGGTCACTCTCTGTGGGGGGCGTCCTGGGCACCATGGGGTGTGGAGCAGCCTCCCTGGCCCCCACCTCCTCGATGCCaggagcccccctcccccacagtgGTAACAATCACAAAAGTCTCCAGACGTCACCAAACCACCATCAGCTGAAAATCACTGATAAACACtaagtgggaaaaataaaagtcAGCACGGGTCAGAGTTTCTGGCCAAACGACTTGGCTGCAAACTTTCAGCAAATCCTGTGTTTGCAGAGTATTTGGGGTTTCCGGACTGCAGAAAAGCGGATGTGGGTCTGCAGCGGGGGACCCAGCACATGTTGGACACAGGCGGGCCGTGAGGACTGCCGCTCTCTTGCCTCTTGGGCGCGGAACAGCTGTCGGCCCTTCCTTGCCTTCCCGCTCCCTGCAGAGCCGACCCAGGAATGCCAGGACGCTCTTTTCCTTGACTGCCCCTGGGCACTGGGGTCTCAGGAACAATCCCGACTTGTTGGGCTTTGGCTGCCGGACAGAATTCTCAGGGCAGGCTGCTCTCTCTGCGAACAGCGAGGGCTTTGTGAGGCTCCAAAGGCACCCGGGGCGCTGGCTGCAGGTGCGGGGTGCAGGCGAGAGCCTGGCCGGGGGACGGACGCTGGCCCCGGGGTGCGGCTGCAGCGGGGGTCCCGGTGCCAGTTCCTCCCTGTGCCTTCACAACCCCCGCCGGCTCTCCGTCCACCTTTccattttatcattaaaaacacCCCagcctcaggacttccctggcagtccagtgtttaggactccaagcttccagtgcaaggggcatgggtttgatccgcggtccgggaactaagatcccacgtgctgggacttccctggtggtgcagtggttaagaatccgcctgccaatgcaggggacacgggttcgagccctgggccgggaagatcccacatgccacggagcaactaagcccgtgcgccgcatcTACCGAgcccgtgctctggagcccgcgagccacaactactgagcccacatgccacaactactgaagcccgtgcacctagagcccgtgctccgcaacaagagaagccaccgcaatgagaagcccgcgcaccgcaacgaagagtagccccagctcgccgcaactagagaaagcccgcgcgcggcaacgaagacccaacgcagccaaaaataaataaataaaataaaataaatttataaaaaagaaaaaaaagatcccacatgctgtgcagctcggccaaaaaaaaccccaaaacaccccAGCCTCTACTCCTTTTATTTCCCTGCTCAGAACTGATCATTCGAAGAGGCAAAAGGGTACACTCAGGAAAATGAGTGACCCAGCCCCGGACCCCAGGAAGGAGAAGCACCCTCTTTCTGAGACTGCCCACCCCTTCTGGGGGtgccctgccccacctccaccccgaaTCCAGCTCTTCTCACCAACACCAGTGTGTGCAAGCTGGTcctctgctcctccctcccctcccagggcacCTAGGGCTCCCAGGAAAGGGCCGTCCCAAGAGCTGGAACTCAGGCTCCAGCCCGAGCCCCACATCGCAGccctgttttcctctgagaggctGCCAGGATGTCCTGCACACTAAAAACCCTCCACAGCCCCCCGAAACCTCCTGAGCAGGCACATGTGGCCCCTCACCAAAGCCCCTGTGCTCTGCTCAAACGCAACGCTCACCTTCCCTCCTGCCATCCAGGAACCACTCACTCCCCCTTCAACACCAAGCCAGAAGGTCACCTCCTCAGACAGAGATGGACACCCTCTTCTTCCAGCAAAGCCCAGTACCTGTCGTGCCTCTGGTCCAGCATCTCCTACAAGGCCTTCCGACTCTGTCCTGGCCTGCTCACCCTGCACCCGACTGTGAGCCACTGGACAGATCACCTTCCCCCGGGGACCCCAGCACTCAGGGGCGTTTGGTCCACATGGACTCAGGGAAACCTTGGATCCTTGTCGTGGTCAGAGCCACGTGACCAGGTTCCTTTGGGAGGTCGTTTCTCTTgggtctcggtttcctcatcagcAGAGGGGATGACAAGCCTACCTACCAACCGTCCCCTTTACTCTTTCACCCTCACTGTGCATTGGCCGCCTGGGCCAGCATTGggtcttggccaaaaaaaaaaagtaggaacaaGTAAGACAATAGCTCTCAATCCGGGGCAGAGCTTAACCCCATTTAGAACCACTCACCCTTCCAGGAAGACTGAATTATAAACCCCTGAATGAAATCCTTGGAGTGCCCAGGACTTTCCAGGCCCTGAGCTGAGTACATATAATGGCCTatttcaggggtcagcaaacattttctgaaaagGAGAGTCAGAATGAGGACGTTCAGCTTCCCAGGCCATGGATAACATGTATGCAATCAAGTGGGCTGTGTTCCCACAAAACCTCATTCACAAAGACAGGCTGCAGGGGGATTTGGCCCCCTGGTTACAGTTCGTTTAATCTAACTCCCATTGTACAGAacaaaaaactgaggcttagagagatgggGGCACCCCCCGCCAAGGGCACCCAGCTAAGATGCAAATCAGCAGTTTTGAACCTGGGCGGGCTGATTCCAGAGCCTAAACTCCAAAATACCCTTTCCTCATCCCATAAAAGTGGGCACGCACACAAAACCTTGCACGTGATTTCTTGGGGGGTTCACACCCTCTGCCCCCTCTGAAGCCCACTGGTGAAGAATCACTAATCTAGGGTAGGATTTAACTTTGGCACTgtggacatttggggccagatcatTTTCTGTGGGGGCCGTCCTGTGCACTGAGGGGTGTGGAGCAACATCCCTGGTCCCCACCCACTTGATGCCAGGAGTGCCCCTGGTCGTGAAAGCCTCAGATGTCCCCAGACGCGGCCCCGTGTCCCCTGACAGGACAAAATCCCTGGTCTAGGGAGAggaaaagcagacaaaaataaccagagaggcagaaacaaaagaaaatgggaaCATCACTCAGCGGGGATGCAGAGTGCACACGCATTTCCTGGCACCTAATAACAAAACTAGCTGTCCTCTAGAAAGCTCTTGACAAGGAGTGGGAACCTGAGTAAGGAATGTTCCACGTGTATTTAACCTCAAAATGCCTGTAAGAGGCATGTACTTCTAGAGCCCCTATTAGTAGAAGAAAAAGGCTGGTGGAGAGTGGAAGCGATCTCCCCGAGTTTACACAGCCAGAGAGAGGTGGACGAGCTGGTCCTCAACCCCAGATTTCTCCCACCTCCAGCACAGTAGGCAGAGGCCCTCCGTGTGAAATCAGACTAACCGCTGCT
It encodes:
- the SGTA gene encoding small glutamine-rich tetratricopeptide repeat-containing protein alpha; its protein translation is MDNKKRLAYAIIRFLHDQLRHGELSSDAQESLEVAIQCLETAFGVTVEDSDLALPQTLPEIFEAAAAGREIPPDLRSPQRTPPSEEDSAEAERLKTEGNEQMKVENFEAAVHFYGKAIELNPANAVYFCNRAAAHSKLGNYAGAVQDCERAICIDPSYSKAYGRMGLALSSLNKHTEAVAYYRKALELDPDNETYKSNLKVAELRLREAPSPTGGVGSFDIAGLLNNPSFMSMASNLMNNPQVQQLMSGMISGGHNPLGTPGTNPSQNDLASLIQAGQQFAQQMQQQNPELIEQLRSQIRSRTPSASSDDPRE